Proteins from a single region of Verrucosispora sp. NA02020:
- a CDS encoding nuclear transport factor 2 family protein: MDRKQVTGWLAAYEQAWRTPGTDVLATIFTPQASYQQGPYRTPVIGLEAIAAMWEDERTGSDEVFHMTSEIVAVEGDTAVARLEVRYGDRVPQEYRDLWIMRFAEDGRCVAFEEWPFWPTQSTADPAAES; this comes from the coding sequence GTGGACAGGAAACAGGTGACCGGCTGGCTCGCGGCCTACGAACAGGCGTGGCGGACGCCGGGGACGGACGTACTCGCGACGATCTTCACGCCGCAGGCGAGCTACCAGCAGGGACCGTACCGGACACCGGTCATCGGCCTGGAGGCCATCGCGGCGATGTGGGAGGACGAGCGGACCGGCTCCGACGAGGTGTTCCACATGACCAGTGAGATCGTCGCCGTGGAGGGCGACACCGCGGTGGCGCGGCTGGAGGTCCGCTACGGCGACCGGGTCCCCCAGGAGTACCGCGATCTGTGGATCATGCGTTTCGCCGAGGACGGTCGCTGCGTCGCGTTCGAGGAGTGGCCCTTCTGGCCGACGCAGTCGACCGCCGACCCGGCCGCCGAAAGCTGA
- a CDS encoding SRPBCC family protein, with protein sequence MVRDVHERRLLQPVQGCRPLIESLAGPHDELWPTGRWPAMRFDRPLGVGAVGGHGPIRYRVEQYEPGQRIRFRFTAPRGFDGFHEYELIPAAGDECVLRHSLVARMRWPAALTYPLIYRPLHAALMTDSLDRAALFTGTPVDAAHRWSRWVRLLRWIVSRVRRRVRAR encoded by the coding sequence ATGGTCCGCGACGTGCACGAACGTCGACTGCTCCAGCCCGTCCAGGGCTGCCGCCCGTTGATCGAGTCGCTCGCCGGCCCGCACGACGAACTGTGGCCCACCGGACGGTGGCCGGCGATGCGCTTCGACCGCCCGCTGGGCGTCGGCGCGGTCGGCGGTCACGGGCCGATCAGATACCGGGTCGAGCAGTACGAGCCGGGACAGCGCATCCGGTTCCGCTTCACCGCGCCGCGTGGTTTCGACGGCTTCCACGAGTACGAGCTGATCCCGGCGGCCGGCGACGAATGCGTTCTCCGGCATTCACTGGTGGCGCGGATGCGCTGGCCCGCCGCCCTGACGTACCCGCTGATCTACCGGCCGCTGCACGCGGCGCTGATGACCGACAGCCTGGACAGGGCGGCACTGTTCACCGGTACCCCGGTCGACGCTGCGCACCGGTGGTCGAGGTGGGTTCGACTGTTGCGGTGGATCGTCTCGCGGGTTCGCCGACGCGTCCGAGCGCGATGA
- a CDS encoding TetR/AcrR family transcriptional regulator, translating into MPQPVKYSTDVLLDAVRVLLLDGGPAAASARAVCLATGASSGTVYHRFPTRDDLVAAAWLRAQDRFLDAYLGALSLPDTDHAVDAAATVLTWSRTHPEDATLLLRLALRDLLHRDLSAPLQRRAETNQRALHEKLTALATHTGQPLADVLLAVVDLPYTVVRRVLQTGNVPTDDDVAAVRRAATALLAPHPGVREKNPARPDPDSR; encoded by the coding sequence GTGCCACAGCCGGTCAAGTACTCCACCGACGTCCTGCTCGACGCCGTACGCGTACTGCTGCTCGACGGTGGTCCGGCCGCCGCCTCCGCTCGCGCCGTCTGCCTGGCCACCGGCGCCTCCAGCGGCACCGTCTATCACCGCTTCCCCACCCGGGACGACCTGGTCGCCGCCGCCTGGCTACGCGCCCAGGACCGGTTCCTGGACGCCTACCTCGGCGCACTGTCGCTGCCCGACACCGACCACGCCGTCGACGCCGCCGCCACGGTGCTCACCTGGAGTCGCACCCACCCCGAGGACGCCACGCTCCTCCTCCGACTCGCCCTGCGTGACCTGCTGCACCGGGACCTGTCCGCCCCACTGCAACGGCGGGCCGAGACCAACCAGCGGGCCCTGCACGAAAAGCTGACCGCACTGGCCACCCACACCGGCCAGCCACTGGCCGACGTGCTCCTCGCCGTCGTCGACCTGCCCTACACCGTCGTCCGGCGAGTACTACAGACCGGAAACGTCCCGACCGACGACGACGTCGCCGCCGTCCGCCGCGCGGCCACCGCCCTTCTCGCCCCGCACCCGGGCGTACGCGAGAAAAACCCGGCGCGGCCCGACCCGGACAGCCGATAG
- a CDS encoding MOSC domain-containing protein: protein MGRILSVNLAVPERSTAKRVGITGINKQPIDGPVAVRAPGPKTTGLHSGLVGDQIFDIEHHGGDDQAVYAYAREDYDWWEARLGRELPGGVFGENLTTVDVDVNGAVIGERWTIGDDLVLQPTFGRIPCVTFQAKMAEPHWLKTFTRENRPGAYLRVLAPGEIRAGDAVTVTDRPAHGVTIADAFRAYMTAPELVPTLLAIDGLPDDLREVLGSRVSASRPCLS from the coding sequence ATGGGCAGAATCCTCTCTGTCAACCTGGCCGTGCCGGAGCGAAGCACCGCCAAACGGGTCGGCATCACGGGCATCAACAAACAGCCGATCGACGGCCCCGTGGCGGTCCGCGCACCCGGCCCGAAGACCACCGGGCTGCACAGTGGACTGGTCGGTGACCAGATCTTCGACATCGAGCACCACGGCGGTGACGACCAGGCGGTGTACGCGTACGCCCGCGAGGACTACGACTGGTGGGAAGCCCGACTCGGCCGGGAGCTGCCCGGCGGAGTCTTCGGCGAGAACCTCACGACGGTCGACGTCGACGTGAACGGCGCGGTGATCGGCGAGAGATGGACCATCGGCGACGACCTCGTGCTGCAACCGACCTTCGGTCGCATCCCGTGCGTCACGTTCCAGGCCAAGATGGCCGAGCCCCACTGGCTCAAGACGTTCACCCGTGAGAACCGCCCCGGCGCCTACCTGCGCGTCCTGGCGCCCGGCGAGATCCGTGCCGGAGATGCGGTCACCGTGACGGACCGGCCGGCCCACGGCGTGACGATCGCGGACGCCTTCCGCGCCTACATGACCGCACCGGAACTCGTGCCCACGCTGCTGGCGATCGACGGTCTGCCCGACGACCTGCGGGAGGTGCTCGGCAGCCGTGTGTCAGCATCACGTCCATGTCTGAGCTGA
- a CDS encoding N-acetyltransferase — translation MSELTVRSMTEIEFGQWYSSLVRVYADEQVAAGNWSAENALQMARHSNETLLPDGFTTAGMLFLKGELDDGTAIGVLWIGLTHPRGIADCAFLYDIEVESAHRGAGYGRKLLAAGEDVVRRHGVSALELNVFGDNDRARRLYQSSGYRVVTQQMRKTLLRA, via the coding sequence ATGTCTGAGCTGACCGTCCGGAGCATGACCGAGATCGAGTTCGGTCAGTGGTACTCCAGCCTCGTCCGCGTCTACGCCGACGAGCAGGTGGCGGCCGGGAACTGGTCCGCCGAGAATGCCCTGCAGATGGCCCGCCACAGCAACGAGACTCTGCTGCCGGACGGCTTCACCACCGCCGGCATGTTGTTCCTCAAGGGTGAACTCGACGACGGGACCGCCATCGGGGTGCTGTGGATCGGGCTCACCCATCCTCGGGGCATCGCTGACTGTGCGTTCCTCTACGACATCGAGGTCGAGTCGGCGCACCGGGGTGCGGGATACGGACGCAAGCTGCTGGCCGCCGGCGAGGACGTCGTCCGCCGGCACGGCGTCTCGGCCCTCGAACTCAATGTGTTCGGTGACAACGACCGTGCTCGGCGGCTCTACCAGAGTTCCGGCTACCGGGTGGTCACGCAGCAGATGCGCAAAACGCTGCTCAGGGCGTGA
- a CDS encoding SitI3 family protein, whose protein sequence is MAVEFRLTLAGDVPLTHVADLVATNAVERPQPNDTNPQSLSARLYDTCGYALSVNAGTNGYFDADDDGSRWEWEPQTFVDIDFSMRADDIVDLGIPAMIKAVARVLVGRQEDAALIQDGNWLLLTRIEGQIRRHNPSWWSHYGVADLITP, encoded by the coding sequence ATGGCGGTCGAGTTCAGATTGACCTTGGCGGGCGATGTCCCGCTAACACACGTGGCTGACCTCGTGGCCACCAACGCCGTCGAGAGGCCGCAGCCAAACGACACCAATCCACAGTCGCTCAGCGCTCGCCTCTACGACACGTGCGGGTATGCGTTGAGCGTCAACGCGGGTACCAACGGCTACTTCGACGCGGACGACGACGGGTCCCGCTGGGAGTGGGAGCCGCAAACCTTCGTCGACATCGACTTCTCCATGCGCGCCGACGACATCGTCGACCTCGGGATTCCGGCCATGATCAAAGCCGTCGCGCGGGTTCTTGTTGGCCGGCAGGAGGACGCAGCGCTGATCCAGGACGGGAACTGGCTGCTACTGACCCGCATCGAGGGACAGATCCGCAGACACAATCCGTCGTGGTGGAGCCATTACGGCGTTGCGGACCTCATCACGCCCTGA
- a CDS encoding DUF6244 family protein, producing the protein MSHIEKIINELRVLMTGVERAQGLAASADRQAQQIAVRAAAAGFVAVAAGVTRARDAITGIQSGLGSIAGSIGEATKATVSVPQEATPQQTIAGLAPVQAAVDSARDAAAVAVGQVGEAQKLVTMTLQGGQPGPLLQSLDSIRQVLVLVITRTGGARQHVEAAIAEARQLGSSGN; encoded by the coding sequence GTGTCGCACATTGAGAAGATCATTAACGAACTTCGCGTCCTGATGACCGGTGTGGAACGGGCTCAAGGGCTGGCGGCCAGCGCCGACCGGCAGGCGCAGCAGATTGCGGTGCGGGCCGCAGCTGCTGGCTTCGTCGCCGTCGCGGCTGGCGTGACCCGGGCACGCGATGCGATCACGGGTATCCAGAGCGGTTTGGGAAGCATCGCCGGCTCGATCGGCGAAGCGACGAAGGCCACCGTGTCAGTGCCCCAGGAAGCCACCCCACAGCAGACAATTGCCGGGCTCGCACCTGTGCAGGCAGCGGTGGACAGCGCCCGAGACGCGGCCGCCGTGGCTGTCGGTCAGGTCGGTGAAGCGCAGAAACTTGTCACCATGACCCTGCAAGGCGGGCAGCCCGGACCGCTCCTGCAATCCCTGGACAGCATCAGGCAGGTGTTGGTGTTGGTCATTACGCGCACCGGTGGTGCTCGCCAGCACGTCGAAGCGGCGATCGCCGAGGCACGGCAGTTGGGATCGTCGGGAAACTAG
- a CDS encoding YdeI family protein, with protein sequence MASAELDELIVADAEELRAWLSANHATSPGVWLALTKKGGTVTTLTWQQAVDEALCVGWIDGQAKKRDEETSCIRFTPRRPRSIWSQRNVSHVARLEEQGRMLPAGRAAVEAAKADGRWAAAYAPSSEAEVPEDLLAAIAAEPAAQAMFDVLTKTNRYALVHRLNSVKQARTRERKIVEFVAMLARHETFHPQKATPPQSTSA encoded by the coding sequence ATGGCGAGCGCCGAGCTGGATGAGTTGATCGTGGCGGACGCCGAGGAGCTGCGCGCGTGGTTGTCCGCCAACCATGCGACGTCGCCCGGTGTCTGGCTCGCCCTGACCAAGAAGGGCGGCACGGTCACCACGCTGACCTGGCAGCAGGCGGTCGACGAGGCGCTGTGCGTCGGGTGGATCGACGGGCAGGCCAAGAAGCGGGACGAGGAGACGTCCTGCATCCGGTTCACTCCCCGCCGGCCGCGCAGCATCTGGTCGCAGCGCAACGTGTCGCACGTAGCGCGGCTGGAGGAGCAGGGTCGGATGTTGCCCGCCGGGCGCGCCGCCGTGGAGGCCGCGAAGGCGGACGGGCGGTGGGCCGCCGCGTACGCCCCGTCCTCGGAGGCCGAGGTGCCCGAGGACCTCCTCGCCGCGATCGCCGCCGAGCCCGCCGCCCAGGCCATGTTCGACGTGCTCACGAAGACCAACCGGTACGCGCTCGTGCACCGCCTCAATTCCGTGAAGCAGGCCCGGACCCGGGAGCGGAAGATCGTCGAGTTCGTCGCGATGTTGGCCCGGCACGAGACGTTCCACCCGCAGAAGGCCACACCGCCGCAGTCGACGTCCGCCTGA
- a CDS encoding YcxB family protein, with the protein MRIRFDIPADPAYPGRVAAAMSSDQLRRYASVGAVLLTVGVIGLVVSRGSSWGEQITPLWMAMAVGGLLAMLYWPWVRLRARRRSGGYAVDGSYDITDENIMMRSGSESGGIAWEGVSRVKDTPEFWVVYVDRMPATVIPRRLMSAGDAETLRTFMAARGLLQDDAPRR; encoded by the coding sequence GTGCGCATCCGTTTCGACATCCCCGCCGATCCCGCCTACCCCGGCCGCGTGGCCGCCGCGATGAGCAGCGACCAACTGCGCAGGTACGCCTCCGTCGGCGCGGTGCTGCTGACGGTCGGCGTGATCGGGCTGGTGGTCTCGCGGGGGTCGTCGTGGGGCGAGCAGATCACGCCGCTGTGGATGGCGATGGCCGTCGGTGGTCTGCTGGCGATGTTGTACTGGCCGTGGGTGCGGTTGCGGGCCCGGCGCCGGTCCGGCGGCTATGCCGTGGACGGCAGCTACGACATCACCGACGAGAACATCATGATGCGCAGCGGCTCGGAGTCCGGTGGCATCGCCTGGGAGGGTGTCTCCCGGGTGAAGGACACCCCCGAGTTCTGGGTCGTGTACGTCGACCGGATGCCGGCGACGGTGATCCCCCGCCGCCTGATGTCCGCCGGGGACGCCGAGACGTTGCGGACCTTCATGGCCGCCCGTGGGTTGCTTCAGGACGACGCGCCCCGGCGCTGA
- a CDS encoding hemerythrin domain-containing protein, with amino-acid sequence MTERETTRLVAWSYELRQVHTRLRKALDLVRTAVADGTSGEAATRDLLLYCHGFCAALDGHHRGEDATLFPAIEAAHPELAPVLRYLRQDHSMIAHLLGGLQAAIDRAAPVAELDRHLEGVAAIMESHFRYEERQLLQVLETLSLDASPDEVLGPL; translated from the coding sequence GTGACTGAGCGCGAGACGACCAGGCTCGTCGCCTGGAGCTACGAGCTTCGCCAGGTCCACACCCGCCTCCGCAAGGCGCTCGACCTCGTCCGCACCGCGGTCGCCGACGGCACCTCCGGCGAGGCGGCCACCCGCGACCTGCTGCTGTACTGCCACGGGTTCTGCGCTGCCCTCGACGGACACCATCGGGGCGAGGACGCCACACTGTTCCCGGCGATCGAGGCGGCCCACCCGGAGTTGGCGCCCGTGCTGCGCTATCTCCGCCAGGACCATTCGATGATCGCGCACCTGCTCGGCGGCCTCCAGGCCGCCATCGACCGGGCCGCGCCCGTCGCCGAGCTGGATCGCCACCTGGAGGGTGTCGCCGCGATCATGGAGAGCCATTTCCGGTACGAGGAGCGACAGTTGCTCCAGGTCCTCGAAACGCTCTCCCTGGACGCCTCACCCGACGAGGTCCTGGGTCCCCTCTGA
- a CDS encoding nucleotidyltransferase domain-containing protein: MIDLVERHTVLAVVVGSRAYGLHGPDSDLDRRGVFVAPTRAFWLLDKPPTHLDGPAEEQFSWEMERICVLALQGNPTVLEVLWSPLIEAITVDGEELLAMRRAFLSRRVAETYGNYARDQLDRVTARRERTGETNHKQAMHMIRLLLAGAHVLRTGEVLVDVRHLREELLAVRRGDLAWESVTAWAADLQATLADAAAATALPEQPDRTAVDRLLTTVRERNLR; the protein is encoded by the coding sequence GTGATCGATCTGGTCGAACGGCACACCGTCCTCGCGGTCGTGGTCGGGTCGCGGGCGTACGGGCTGCACGGCCCGGACTCCGACCTTGACCGCCGTGGGGTGTTCGTGGCACCCACCCGCGCGTTCTGGCTCCTCGACAAGCCGCCCACGCATCTGGACGGACCGGCCGAGGAACAGTTCTCCTGGGAGATGGAGCGGATCTGCGTCCTGGCCCTGCAGGGCAATCCGACGGTGTTGGAGGTGCTCTGGTCCCCGCTGATCGAGGCGATCACGGTCGACGGGGAGGAGTTGCTGGCGATGCGGCGGGCCTTCCTGTCACGGCGGGTGGCGGAGACCTACGGCAACTATGCCCGTGACCAGCTCGACCGGGTGACGGCACGGCGGGAGCGGACCGGCGAGACGAACCACAAGCAGGCCATGCACATGATCCGGCTGCTGCTCGCCGGGGCGCACGTCCTGCGTACCGGTGAGGTCCTGGTCGATGTGCGGCACCTGCGCGAGGAGCTCCTCGCGGTGCGGCGCGGCGACCTGGCCTGGGAGTCGGTCACCGCGTGGGCCGCCGACCTACAGGCCACCCTCGCCGACGCGGCAGCTGCCACCGCGCTGCCGGAGCAGCCCGACCGGACTGCCGTGGACCGTCTGCTGACCACGGTGCGGGAGAGGAACCTGCGATGA
- the rph gene encoding rifamycin-inactivating phosphotransferase, with translation MTERYVVDLQEVDATRLAVVGGKGAHLGELSRVDGVRVPAGFCVTTDAFRRIMADAPVDTLLDDLARSAADDSEAIGTHSARIRRIIEGASVPAEVTAAITGALAWYGEQTAYAVRSSATAEDLPNASFAGQQDTYLNVVGPQAVLAHVRRCWASLFTERAVAYRRRHGIDHRSVRMAVVVQQMVFPQASGILFTADPVSGDRRVATVDAGFGLGEALVAGLVNPDVYRVRDGEIVGRSVGTKQFAVQALPAGGTAQVTVEASRRTHPALTDPQVMALVELGRRIEAHTGRPQDIEWCLADGRFHIVQTRPITTLFPVPDRDDTDKHVYVSVGHQQMMTDPMKPLGISVWQLTAMAPMIEAGGRLFVDAIRMLAGPGSAAFLDMIGRADPLTRDALQTVLDRGDVVPTAPDAAAAGPPPGVPPAPIPTDRAVVVDLVARSQASIAALRRDIATKTGPELFDALLAAFEEHKRVLADPLSMKVIMAGMEAAWWLHDRLWEWLGEKNAADTLTLAVPDNVTSEMGLALLDVADVIRPYPQVVTFLKGVDDDGFLDRLPEVEGGGEARDAIEAYLDRYGMRGVGEIDITRPRWRERPSMLLPVLLDHVRNVAPGEAGRRVANGRQRAREKEEQVLSRLRTLTDGHDKADETKRMIDRVRTFAGYREYPKYDIVSRYFVYKQALLGEAERLVRAGVLAEADDVHYLTFGEFHEVARTHRVDAGLVRQRREAFRSYHALTPPRVLTSDGEALNGAYRRDDVPAGALVGLPVSTGTVEGRARVVLDIGQADLAPGDILVTAYTDPSWSPLFLGVAGLVTEVGGLMTHGAVIAREYGLPAVVSVEGATRLIRDGQRIRVHGTDGYVEILP, from the coding sequence ATGACCGAGCGGTACGTGGTGGATCTTCAGGAGGTGGACGCGACGCGGCTGGCCGTGGTCGGTGGCAAGGGCGCGCATCTGGGCGAGCTGTCCCGCGTCGACGGCGTACGGGTGCCGGCCGGGTTCTGTGTGACCACGGATGCCTTCCGGCGGATCATGGCGGACGCGCCGGTCGACACGCTGCTCGACGATCTGGCGAGGTCGGCGGCGGACGACTCGGAGGCCATCGGCACGCACAGCGCGCGGATCCGCCGGATCATCGAAGGGGCCAGCGTTCCGGCCGAGGTCACGGCCGCGATCACCGGCGCGCTCGCGTGGTACGGGGAGCAGACCGCCTACGCGGTGCGGTCCAGCGCGACGGCCGAGGACCTGCCGAACGCGTCGTTCGCCGGGCAGCAGGACACCTACCTGAACGTGGTGGGGCCGCAGGCGGTCCTGGCGCACGTCCGCCGCTGTTGGGCGTCGTTGTTCACCGAGCGGGCCGTGGCCTACCGCCGGCGCCACGGCATCGACCACCGGTCGGTGCGGATGGCGGTGGTGGTGCAGCAGATGGTCTTCCCGCAGGCGTCCGGCATCCTGTTCACCGCCGACCCGGTCAGCGGCGACCGGAGGGTCGCCACCGTGGACGCCGGCTTCGGTCTCGGTGAGGCCCTGGTCGCCGGGTTGGTGAACCCGGACGTCTACCGGGTACGCGACGGCGAGATCGTCGGCAGGTCGGTGGGCACGAAGCAGTTCGCCGTGCAGGCCCTACCGGCCGGCGGGACCGCGCAGGTGACCGTCGAGGCATCGCGGCGCACGCATCCGGCGCTGACCGACCCGCAGGTCATGGCGCTGGTGGAGCTCGGGCGACGGATCGAGGCGCATACCGGTCGGCCGCAGGACATCGAGTGGTGCCTGGCCGACGGCCGCTTCCACATCGTGCAGACCCGGCCGATCACCACGTTGTTCCCCGTCCCCGACCGCGACGACACCGACAAGCACGTCTATGTCTCGGTGGGCCACCAGCAGATGATGACCGACCCGATGAAGCCGCTGGGCATCTCGGTGTGGCAGCTGACGGCCATGGCGCCGATGATCGAGGCGGGCGGCCGACTGTTCGTCGACGCGATCCGCATGCTGGCCGGCCCGGGCAGCGCCGCCTTCCTGGACATGATCGGTCGGGCCGACCCGTTGACCCGGGACGCGTTGCAGACCGTCCTGGATCGGGGCGACGTCGTCCCGACGGCGCCGGACGCCGCTGCCGCCGGTCCCCCGCCAGGCGTACCGCCTGCCCCGATCCCGACCGACCGGGCCGTCGTGGTCGACCTGGTCGCGCGCAGCCAGGCGTCGATCGCGGCGCTGCGGCGCGACATCGCGACGAAGACCGGGCCCGAGCTGTTCGACGCCCTGCTGGCGGCCTTCGAGGAACACAAGCGTGTCCTCGCCGACCCGCTGAGCATGAAGGTGATCATGGCGGGGATGGAGGCCGCCTGGTGGCTCCACGACCGGCTGTGGGAGTGGCTGGGTGAGAAGAACGCCGCCGACACGCTCACGCTGGCCGTACCCGACAACGTCACCTCGGAGATGGGTCTGGCGCTGCTCGACGTCGCGGACGTGATCCGCCCGTACCCGCAGGTGGTGACGTTCCTCAAGGGTGTCGACGACGACGGCTTCCTGGACCGGCTGCCCGAGGTCGAGGGCGGCGGCGAGGCACGCGACGCGATCGAGGCGTACCTGGACCGGTACGGGATGCGGGGCGTGGGCGAGATCGACATCACCCGGCCGCGGTGGCGCGAGCGTCCGAGCATGCTGCTGCCGGTGCTGCTGGACCACGTCCGCAACGTCGCACCGGGCGAGGCCGGGCGACGCGTGGCGAACGGGCGGCAGCGGGCGCGAGAGAAGGAGGAGCAGGTCCTGTCCCGGTTGCGGACCCTGACCGACGGACACGACAAGGCCGACGAGACCAAACGAATGATCGATCGGGTCCGCACCTTCGCCGGGTACCGGGAGTACCCGAAGTACGACATCGTCAGCCGCTACTTCGTCTACAAGCAGGCCCTGCTGGGCGAGGCCGAGCGCCTGGTACGGGCCGGCGTGCTCGCCGAGGCGGACGACGTGCACTACCTCACGTTCGGTGAGTTCCACGAGGTGGCACGCACGCACCGGGTGGACGCCGGGCTCGTCCGGCAACGCCGGGAGGCGTTCCGCTCGTACCACGCGCTCACCCCGCCCCGGGTGCTCACCTCCGACGGTGAGGCCCTCAACGGGGCGTACCGTCGCGACGACGTGCCGGCCGGCGCCCTGGTCGGTCTGCCGGTCTCCACCGGGACCGTCGAGGGGCGCGCCCGGGTCGTCCTGGACATCGGGCAGGCCGACCTCGCACCGGGCGACATCCTGGTCACCGCCTACACCGACCCCAGTTGGTCGCCGCTGTTCCTCGGCGTCGCCGGCCTGGTCACGGAGGTGGGCGGGCTGATGACCCACGGCGCGGTGATCGCCCGGGAGTACGGCCTGCCGGCCGTGGTGAGCGTCGAGGGAGCCACCCGGTTGATCCGGGACGGGCAGCGGATCCGGGTGCACGGCACCGACGGGTACGTGGAGATCCTGCCCTGA
- a CDS encoding MerR family transcriptional regulator translates to MNEWLSIGDVARRTGLSVSAIRFYADEGIVAPTGYTAAGYRCYDARGVAALELVRTLRDLGAGLDEIRRLLADEITVRDLARAHLALVERQMGHLRTRRAVLRAVVRQDSEAGQVSLVHRLASMSDDDREQLVEEFWAEVTDGLDLREFVDYLRPWRPRLPEDPTGEQLDAWIELADLVRDPGFRQAVREFFGETFASTADRERADPAAEADVAAQVEILAQARAAAEAGVPVDSREARQVATRWVALAASRSGDQDLTEVRRQIAAADPGPQVSRHVALLGRYHSLTATINGTAQPVGHAPASTWLHAAVAALT, encoded by the coding sequence ATGAACGAGTGGTTGTCGATCGGGGATGTGGCCCGGCGTACGGGTCTGAGTGTCAGCGCCATCCGGTTCTACGCCGACGAGGGCATCGTCGCGCCGACCGGGTACACCGCTGCCGGGTACCGGTGCTACGACGCGCGGGGCGTGGCGGCCCTCGAACTGGTGCGGACGCTGCGGGACCTGGGCGCGGGGCTGGACGAGATCCGTCGGTTGCTGGCCGACGAGATCACGGTGCGGGATCTCGCGAGGGCCCATCTGGCGCTCGTCGAGCGGCAGATGGGACACCTGCGTACCCGACGGGCGGTGTTGCGGGCGGTCGTGCGGCAGGACAGCGAGGCCGGGCAGGTGAGTCTCGTGCACCGACTGGCGTCGATGTCCGACGACGACCGTGAGCAGCTCGTGGAGGAGTTCTGGGCCGAGGTCACCGACGGTCTCGACCTGCGGGAGTTCGTCGACTACCTGCGCCCGTGGCGGCCCCGGCTGCCGGAGGACCCCACCGGCGAGCAGTTGGACGCGTGGATCGAGCTGGCCGACCTGGTGCGCGACCCCGGTTTCCGGCAGGCGGTCCGCGAGTTCTTCGGCGAGACCTTCGCCAGCACGGCGGACCGCGAGCGGGCGGACCCGGCGGCGGAGGCGGACGTCGCGGCGCAGGTCGAGATCCTCGCGCAGGCCAGGGCCGCGGCCGAGGCCGGCGTACCGGTCGACTCCCGCGAGGCCCGGCAGGTGGCGACGCGGTGGGTGGCGCTTGCCGCGAGTCGCAGCGGCGACCAGGACCTGACCGAGGTACGGCGGCAGATCGCCGCCGCCGACCCCGGTCCGCAGGTGAGCCGACACGTCGCGCTGCTCGGCAGGTACCACTCGCTGACCGCCACCATCAACGGCACGGCGCAACCCGTCGGGCACGCCCCGGCATCGACCTGGCTGCACGCCGCCGTCGCCGCCCTCACCTGA
- a CDS encoding TetR/AcrR family transcriptional regulator has protein sequence MQSARDRLLLAAAELLEGGATVSTRAVCERAGVQAPTLYHHFGSKQGLIDAVANHGFTQYTAVENSDDPLDDLRSGWDKHVQFGLEHPSFYGLLYGRAEPGRTCAVTAPAHAALRERFTAAAARGLLKVPAADAAEQLFAANIGITLTLISQPEPDFGLSGRAREAALAGVLHTPSTAASTTRASAALTLRALVDDDPGDLTPGERGLLGELLERLAR, from the coding sequence ATGCAGAGCGCGCGAGATCGACTCCTCCTTGCCGCAGCCGAGTTGCTGGAGGGCGGCGCCACGGTGTCCACGAGGGCGGTGTGCGAACGCGCCGGGGTGCAAGCCCCGACGCTGTACCACCACTTCGGCAGCAAGCAGGGCCTGATCGACGCCGTGGCGAACCACGGCTTCACCCAGTACACGGCGGTCGAGAACTCGGACGACCCGCTGGACGACCTGCGTAGTGGCTGGGACAAGCACGTGCAGTTCGGGCTGGAGCACCCCTCGTTCTACGGGCTGCTCTACGGCCGCGCCGAGCCGGGAAGGACCTGCGCCGTCACCGCTCCCGCGCACGCCGCGTTGCGCGAGCGATTCACCGCCGCTGCCGCCCGGGGCCTGCTCAAGGTGCCGGCGGCCGATGCCGCCGAGCAGCTGTTCGCCGCCAACATCGGCATCACGCTCACCTTGATCAGCCAGCCGGAGCCGGACTTCGGGCTGTCCGGGCGTGCCCGCGAGGCCGCGTTGGCCGGAGTCCTGCACACGCCTTCCACCGCCGCCTCCACGACCCGTGCCAGCGCGGCCCTGACGTTGCGGGCGCTGGTCGACGACGATCCGGGCGACCTCACCCCGGGCGAACGCGGACTGCTCGGCGAACTCCTGGAGCGACTGGCCCGCTAG